AATCATAGCGATACGAACTATACACCAAAAGAAACTTTTTCAATTAATTCTTCTTCCTTTCCTCTTCGATCAGCGAATGGTTCTAGAAATGACCCGATGTTCTTTCACCCAAATCGTCTTGCCCTAGGTGACGTCGATTCAGAAGACGAATCCgtcaatgaacaaaacaaagacCTTCAGGATTCGGAACAcggtattttttttcaattttcctTACAAGTTTCAAAGCTGCACAGAAATAATATATAGTAGTGTTGTTTTAACAGGCGATTCCTTTGATAATCCTTTATTTCTGAGAGGAATGATACTGGAACTAACCTCCATTTGTATTTCTTACCCACAGACGTCAAATGAGCTGTTCTAGAGCATGACGTCGACGTTGTATTGATTAGGGCTGAATTCTTGAATATCACACAATTTAACTGATGCATATCTTAGTTATATGTAATGGTTGCGAGTAGTGTGAAAAAGGTGTCCGTGTTTTCCAACCCGGTCGTCGGTTTGAAATTTTGATCCCGTCTTTATTAATGTACTTATCATTTCcctgtatgtttgtgttttaatacatgtaagtTCATAATCAATCtggatgaatacatgtataatataaaaacgGGTAAAAAGCGGACCGAAAGCAAAACAACGATTGTAAAATTCATTCGATATCCAAAACTATGACGTATTTACTAACGTACTTACTAGCTTTTGTTCAGTGTATCGTctactgaaaatgatattcatcatTATGAACTTGTTCCTCTAGATATCTTAAATGTTTGGTATAAAATGGGAGTGTCTAATCTGATTCTTCTTCCTTTGCGCTTCGACCAGGGACAAGTCCTAGAGATGATCCTTTGTATTTCCAACCCATACGTACTGGTCTACGTGACTCAGATTCAGAAGATGAACAAAACGATGTCGTTCAGGATTCGGAACACGGTAATTACTTAAACATTCCTTGCAATGTTAATACTACACCGATAAAACTTTACGTAGTGTTTTATCAAAGGTTATTTTGATAATCCTTTATAGCTGAGAGAAATGATATTGTGACTTATCCCCATTTGTATGTCTTACCCACAGGAAAGTCGGTTCTCTCTAGTTTTGAGATTTTACCAAATGTAACATGTAACTTTGAGAGGTTCTGGACTATGACGTTGTATTAATCAAGGCTTACTTCTTGAATGTCACACACTTCTAGTGATTTATACCCTATTATATAACTGTTGCGAGAAGTGTggttataagtatcttccatggccgagagtgtaagataggttcattccgacccgagcgttgggtcttttgcggaaacgaggtttaccaagtttccgcaaaacaccctgcacgAGGGTCgtgatgaacctatcttacacgagcggctatggtagatgctttttctcccatctcagttaaacaaaattaagtcaaaatgtattttttttgctggaactcttttgtgcttagtgaaaataattgcgtacgggtATGCGATCATTCGTGGTTggcatggatattcgcgcagtaattcagagtatgtaaatggtttgatcggtctttaaatagttctaagaagagtgaagcattatttcttgaaaggtgtgtgaaaactgttttctggatacatttgaagcgagaaataattacctagcgttctaaatattgacaagacaaggtttccatgatgcgctacagattacagtcttcaacaagggaggtaattacactGTGGTGACCATTAGAAGAAGTTCCAtccgggcattttatcttcgcccgtgggcaagataagaatttctagcatggttaaatgaatggatctacttatctgaggtgggagaaaaaggtGTCCGTGTTTTCCCACCCGGTCGTGGGTTTGAACTTTTGATCCCGTCGTAATTAATGTACTGTCTTATCATTTTTCCGTTTGATTCTTAATACTTTTAAGTTAGAGGAAAcagttcattttcattttttttaatactacatgtatcatttaaaacGAGTAAGAAGCGGACCGAAAGCAAAACAACTGTTGTAAAGAAATCATACGATGTcctaactacatgtattacatatttACTCCTCTATGAACAAGGTAACTGAGCTATAAGTCAGTATATCGTCAACTGAAAATGTTATTCATCAATATGAACTTGATCCTcaacatatctttattttttagtgtaaaaagaaacatttatttatatcaattgtttAATGATGAATACACATTTCCATTACCTAGGCGATGACGAAATCCCACACTTTGTGGAGTATCTCTTGGAGAACTATTCGGACCAAGATAGTGACAATCTGATTGAAGAAAGGGGCTTGTCGGCCGATGCGCTTGAGAGACTTCCGATTAAACATGCCAGTCTTTCACTTGGAGAGTGCCATGTCTGTTTTGAAAACTACGAAGTGGGTGATCTGCAAAAAGTCTTGCCATGTTTCCACTTATTTCACTCAAGCTGCATTGACCAATGGCTTAAGGTAATAGTTAACACAGCTTCTTTAAATACCTCTTTTATctaaagttgtgtttttttaacttgttttattcCTTTAATGATGATATAAAATAGTTACATTTTCACAAGATTATTACATTCAAACATTGtagataatttatttatataagaatggTTTGTAATGCTATGATGAAGACTAGCATAGCCGAAAATTTGACAGTATAATGATATTTCCTATTTGGAAAATCTGTACTTCTTCAATCTTTAAGTTAACATGAGTCTCAAATAAGAAGAAAAACTCCATTTAAAAGACACACTACCGTGGGTTAACATGCAAGTATGTTACACACTTATGTAGTCGGATCCGTATTGACTATATGGTTTGATTTTGTAGGAAAGAGCCACGTGTCCCGTATGCCGAACACAGGTTGAAATTGATGACGACTAGATATGCTATGTTATTTACAATGTACCACTTGTTACTAATAAAGGATGTATTCACTACATTTTCTGTGATTATATCAAGAATTAAACATTTGatcatatgttattttattataaagaacAAACGACAACCTtgtcaagaaaaatattcatcacaaatattaaatactttgaTCGGAAGTTAAACGATAAAAAGCGTCAATTAGATAAGCATCCGGTTTTGTTATGGTTCTCGAACAGGAGTGCGTACAAACAACATTCACTATGTGAAGGGTCTTTATAGGGActgcattaaaaacaaaaacaaaatagattaaaattgcttttttaaaaGCACTTCCTGATTAAATTTGTGAGCACACTTCTTATCCTTGATTATGAAtatgattaattaagaaggacAAACGAGCTTCGCTAATACTCATCTAAATCTACTTTCTctatacacacatacatacaactgaTGAATAAGTGAATAAGAGGTGAAAATGTGGAGTTTACGGTTTGCTCAGTAATTTAAGTCATGGTATTTGATACAACATTGGTATTTTTAGATGTTTAAGTCGCATTTTATGACCTTCTCTCCATAAGTCTTGGTGATTTATACGACTATCATGATAGTTGATACATCATTGGTACGTTCAGATGTTTTAGTCGCATTTTA
The Mya arenaria isolate MELC-2E11 chromosome 12, ASM2691426v1 DNA segment above includes these coding regions:
- the LOC128212490 gene encoding uncharacterized protein LOC128212490; this translates as MGKSSSKHKRKNKLSSRTTDEFTYHSSHPERIWEPRIQRASSELNNLDSQMANYGMNSLEYNSQETDRLQLSTSSRLNERYLIGNEPIESENGDGGNSINHSDTNYTPKETFSINSSSFPLRSANGSRNDPMFFHPNRLALGDVDSEDESVNEQNKDLQDSEHGTSPRDDPLYFQPIRTGLRDSDSEDEQNDVVQDSEHGDDEIPHFVEYLLENYSDQDSDNLIEERGLSADALERLPIKHASLSLGECHVCFENYEVGDLQKVLPCFHLFHSSCIDQWLKERATCPVCRTQVEIDDD